A genomic region of Nitrospira sp. contains the following coding sequences:
- a CDS encoding OmpH family outer membrane protein — protein MGVKRQGPGRSVVVAGVLFAATLGLFSTSPAAEFKMGVIDPQVVLEKSKAGKRALDGLREYVATRQKLLSRDEEELRNTEKQLKEQASKFTDAEKKEKESSFRTKIQDYQKRAQEFNQELQGKQKELVDDYMKKIAAATQAVADKGGYQLVLDKGSEQTVKIVIFNKETIDLTEQVIKEFDRTNK, from the coding sequence ATGGGTGTGAAGCGGCAAGGACCAGGCCGGTCGGTAGTGGTCGCCGGGGTGCTGTTCGCAGCGACCCTCGGCCTGTTCTCAACAAGCCCGGCGGCGGAGTTCAAGATGGGGGTGATCGATCCCCAGGTGGTCCTCGAGAAGAGCAAGGCCGGCAAGCGAGCCTTGGACGGATTGCGGGAATATGTGGCGACGCGCCAGAAACTCTTGTCTCGCGATGAAGAAGAGTTGCGCAACACCGAAAAGCAGCTCAAGGAACAGGCGTCCAAGTTCACCGATGCCGAAAAGAAAGAGAAGGAATCGTCCTTCCGCACGAAGATCCAGGACTACCAAAAGCGCGCGCAAGAATTTAATCAGGAGCTTCAGGGAAAGCAAAAAGAGCTCGTCGACGATTACATGAAGAAGATCGCCGCCGCCACTCAGGCCGTCGCCGACAAGGGCGGGTACCAGCTTGTGCTCGATAAGGGAAGCGAACAGACCGTGAAGATCGTAATCTTCAACAAGGAGACGATCGACCTCACCGAGCAAGTGATCAAGGAATTTGACCGCACCAATAAGTAA